One Candidatus Korarchaeum sp. genomic region harbors:
- a CDS encoding DNA-directed RNA polymerase subunit H: MEEERRERRARRPLKINVEESLMVPKHEIVSEEEKAELVRRYGPLDLFPKILASDPMVERLGAKPGDLIRIHREEGIYYRYVVGERRY; encoded by the coding sequence ATCGAGGAGGAGAGGAGGGAGAGGAGGGCTAGGAGGCCCCTTAAGATAAACGTCGAGGAGAGCTTGATGGTTCCGAAGCATGAGATAGTGAGCGAGGAGGAGAAAGCTGAACTAGTGAGGAGGTATGGACCCTTAGATCTTTTCCCGAAGATATTGGCCAGCGATCCCATGGTGGAGAGGCTTGGGGCGAAGCCGGGGGATCTGATAAGGATCCACAGGGAGGAGGGGATTTACTACAGGTACGTGGTCGGTGAGAGGAGATACTAG
- a CDS encoding DNA-directed RNA polymerase subunit B yields the protein MLSKRNSNIDFYPIVRAYFRERGLADVQIESFNRFLDRGIQEVVDAFKEIELVENYKLVLSKVHVGRPEIDEYDGSSLPAMPSEIRLRNADYIAPIELEVKVYAGGMELKTERVRIGHLPIMVKSKGCYLYGLDERKLISKREDPRDPGGYFIINGSERVLVMRDDIAPNKVIVEQTVAENKPYSHVAQIVSARAGLRTRLYLEYYMRDGTIKASTGALRGIPVAMLLKALGLERDEDIVDAISSVDEEIRNEFLYSLDDVQRRAEEEGASGMINQEEALDYIGRRLVQAVPRADRIRYAKEYLKNNFLPHIGTSEEDFLVKAYFLAKMIEKLLKVVRGKLEPDDKDHFSNKRLRLAGTLMQEVFRDSFYQLVRRLKEKADEQLSSGVYDLDIRRIIQSQKLVTQRILRAVATGAWPGGDLGVSQNLERTNYIATLHHLRRVNSPLPAGLPLHEVRQIHGTSVGRLCPLETPEGTNVGLVRSLAIFCDVTFGTDPEPIVELVLDWGAKPARNAKPKEVGSLTPVYVNGRLVAFTDKPEDLVRFLRERRGELSTEVNFIYNKEENAVFVNADAGRMRRPLIPVSRLREAVELLPKVESGELSFTDLVKMGVVELLDADEEEYAIVAQSLDEVGEHHTHLDFAPYAMFGVAASQIPYAEHNNIPRDIIGANMVRQGLGEYLANWRLRFDSRAFLMFYPQRPIVETRGAEITGYNYRPSGQNLVVALLPMDGYNMDDALVMSRGAIDRGAARAVFFRTYESEARRHAIIEGDKFENPAMLKKVSGKKEEQYYQKLGEDGIVDPETYVEGGDVLIGKTSPPRFSPELTVGTGYPQYTFERRDTSVSMRAWERGVVSDVLLVTKTGGEKLVRVNVRETRPPELGDKFATRHGQKGVLGMIYRHEDMPFTSEGIVPDIVLDPHTIPSRMTVGQLYEIIAGKVGALEGRFVDGTPFMSEPVEDLMEALVKLGFEYSGEEVMYDGRTGRMIKAPVFIGISYYQRLKHMVRDKIHARSRGQMQLLTRQPVEGRARGGGLRLGEMEGEVLISHGAASVMKDRYVDQSDKTIVYVCKECGTIAFFNQKTNEFFCPRCQSSVEVKPLITSYASKLFIEELMSGNIDVRLSVREWT from the coding sequence TTGCTTTCAAAACGGAACAGCAATATAGATTTTTACCCCATCGTCAGGGCGTACTTCAGGGAGAGGGGCCTAGCTGATGTGCAGATAGAGTCCTTCAACAGGTTCCTGGATAGGGGAATACAGGAGGTAGTCGATGCCTTTAAGGAGATAGAGCTCGTCGAGAACTACAAGCTCGTCTTAAGCAAGGTTCACGTTGGAAGGCCTGAGATAGATGAGTACGATGGCTCCTCCCTTCCAGCGATGCCGAGTGAGATAAGGCTCAGGAACGCTGACTACATAGCCCCCATCGAGCTCGAAGTGAAGGTCTACGCTGGGGGTATGGAGCTGAAGACGGAGAGGGTCAGGATAGGTCACCTACCGATAATGGTGAAATCGAAGGGTTGTTACCTCTACGGACTCGATGAGAGGAAGCTGATAAGCAAGAGGGAGGATCCCAGGGACCCCGGGGGTTACTTCATAATAAACGGGTCCGAGAGGGTCCTCGTGATGAGGGATGACATAGCTCCGAACAAGGTGATAGTTGAGCAGACCGTGGCCGAGAACAAACCCTACTCTCACGTAGCTCAGATAGTCTCAGCTAGGGCTGGTCTGAGGACCAGGCTCTACTTGGAGTACTACATGAGGGACGGCACGATAAAGGCCTCCACAGGTGCTCTGAGGGGTATACCCGTCGCGATGCTCCTGAAGGCCCTGGGGTTGGAGAGGGACGAGGACATAGTGGATGCCATATCCTCGGTGGATGAGGAGATAAGGAACGAGTTCCTCTACAGCCTGGACGATGTGCAAAGGAGGGCTGAGGAGGAAGGGGCCTCTGGGATGATAAATCAGGAAGAGGCGCTTGATTACATAGGAAGGAGACTCGTTCAAGCGGTTCCAAGGGCTGATAGGATCAGGTACGCTAAGGAGTACCTGAAGAACAACTTCCTCCCTCACATAGGCACTAGTGAGGAGGACTTCTTGGTCAAGGCATACTTCTTGGCCAAGATGATAGAGAAGCTCCTGAAGGTAGTTAGGGGGAAGTTGGAGCCCGACGATAAGGATCACTTCTCGAACAAGAGGCTCAGGTTAGCTGGGACCCTGATGCAGGAGGTCTTCAGGGACTCCTTCTATCAGCTCGTCAGGAGACTCAAGGAGAAGGCCGATGAACAGTTGAGCAGCGGGGTCTACGATCTGGACATAAGGAGGATAATTCAGAGTCAAAAGCTGGTCACTCAGAGGATACTCAGGGCTGTAGCGACAGGTGCTTGGCCCGGAGGTGATCTAGGGGTCAGTCAGAACCTGGAGAGGACGAATTACATAGCCACGCTCCACCACCTCAGGAGGGTGAACTCGCCCCTGCCCGCTGGGCTCCCGCTCCACGAGGTGAGGCAGATACACGGGACGAGCGTAGGTAGGCTCTGCCCCCTGGAGACCCCTGAGGGGACCAACGTCGGGCTGGTTAGGAGCCTCGCCATATTCTGCGATGTCACCTTCGGGACGGATCCCGAGCCCATAGTGGAGCTCGTACTGGACTGGGGAGCCAAGCCGGCTAGGAACGCTAAGCCAAAGGAAGTGGGGAGCCTGACGCCCGTTTACGTTAACGGTAGGCTGGTAGCTTTCACGGATAAGCCCGAGGATTTAGTGAGGTTCCTGAGGGAGAGGAGGGGTGAGCTGAGCACAGAGGTCAACTTCATATACAACAAGGAGGAGAACGCTGTCTTCGTGAACGCTGATGCCGGAAGAATGAGGAGACCCCTGATCCCGGTGAGCAGGTTGAGGGAAGCCGTGGAGCTGCTCCCGAAGGTGGAATCCGGGGAGCTGAGCTTCACGGATCTCGTTAAGATGGGAGTAGTTGAGCTACTTGATGCGGATGAGGAGGAGTACGCTATCGTAGCCCAGAGCTTGGACGAGGTAGGTGAGCACCACACTCACCTGGACTTCGCTCCCTACGCCATGTTCGGCGTAGCTGCCTCCCAGATACCCTACGCTGAGCACAACAACATACCCAGGGACATAATAGGGGCTAACATGGTGAGACAGGGCTTAGGTGAATACCTAGCGAATTGGAGGCTCAGGTTCGACAGCAGGGCTTTCCTCATGTTCTATCCGCAGAGGCCCATCGTCGAGACCAGGGGAGCTGAGATAACCGGGTATAACTACAGGCCCTCGGGTCAGAACTTAGTCGTCGCTCTCCTCCCCATGGACGGCTACAACATGGATGACGCGTTGGTCATGTCGAGGGGGGCCATAGATAGGGGAGCAGCCAGGGCCGTCTTCTTCAGGACCTACGAGTCGGAAGCTAGGAGGCACGCGATAATAGAGGGGGATAAGTTCGAGAACCCGGCCATGCTGAAGAAGGTATCAGGCAAGAAGGAGGAGCAGTACTACCAGAAGCTAGGGGAGGACGGTATAGTCGATCCCGAGACTTACGTTGAGGGAGGAGATGTCCTAATAGGGAAGACGAGCCCTCCGAGGTTCTCCCCTGAGCTCACAGTCGGTACTGGCTACCCTCAGTACACTTTCGAGAGGAGGGATACTTCGGTGTCGATGAGGGCCTGGGAGAGAGGAGTGGTGAGCGACGTGCTCCTAGTGACCAAGACGGGAGGGGAGAAGCTGGTCAGGGTTAACGTCAGGGAGACGAGACCTCCTGAACTGGGAGATAAGTTCGCGACTAGGCACGGGCAGAAGGGAGTCCTGGGCATGATATACAGGCATGAGGACATGCCCTTCACGAGCGAGGGGATAGTGCCGGATATAGTGCTGGACCCGCACACAATACCGTCTAGGATGACCGTAGGCCAGCTCTACGAGATAATAGCTGGGAAAGTGGGTGCCCTCGAGGGGAGATTCGTGGATGGAACTCCATTCATGTCGGAGCCCGTGGAGGACTTGATGGAGGCTTTAGTGAAGCTGGGCTTCGAGTACAGTGGGGAGGAGGTGATGTACGATGGGAGGACCGGGAGGATGATAAAGGCGCCTGTCTTCATCGGGATAAGCTACTATCAGAGGCTGAAGCACATGGTTAGGGATAAGATACACGCTAGGTCCAGGGGACAGATGCAGCTCCTCACCAGACAACCCGTTGAGGGGAGGGCCAGGGGAGGAGGGCTGAGGCTCGGTGAGATGGAGGGGGAGGTGCTGATATCTCACGGGGCCGCTTCCGTGATGAAGGACAGGTACGTGGATCAGTCAGATAAGACGATAGTTTACGTCTGTAAGGAGTGCGGCACCATCGCTTTCTTCAACCAGAAGACGAACGAGTTCTTCTGTCCGAGGTGCCAATCATCAGTGGAGGTTAAGCCCCTGATCACGAGCTACGCGTCGAAGCTGTTCATAGAGGAGCTGATGAGCGGGAACATAGACGTCAGGCTGAGCGTGAGGGAATGGACTTGA
- a CDS encoding DNA-directed RNA polymerase subunit A', whose translation MALIWEPVPEEEVLPYKLDKVIFGLISPTDARKIGFIEITEPTAYDEGGLPVQGGVLDPRLGTINPRQRCPVCGNLPKNCPGHFGRIELAMPVVHIGYVKRIKDALNTVCHKCGKVLLPQDRRAQFIERALEYAKDNPEKVVDDELVRAVRDYVKIYTKKHRKCPHCGAPIHRVELEEVYKFIVKEPEPRRLWPNEIRDILERVSNEDSLLIGFDPERARPEWAVLTVLLVPPLTTRPSIYLETGERSEDDLTHILVELLKANRKLSNSKKMGAPVSMVESEWDHLQYWVSVFFNNATANMPVAMQKGTKRPLKSLFQRLSGKEGRLRKNLIGKRVNFSARTVISPDPMIDIDEVGVPVEIAMVLTVPEYVNESNIERMKELVIRGPDEYPGANAIRKGGVTPISLKILQRKGKDALKEAAEQLEPGDIVERHLMDGDYVIFNRQPSLHKLSMLGHRVKVLPGATFRLHPAVCVPYNADFDGDEMNLHVPQILDGSIEVRELMGVKYNMLSPRTGGSIIGARQDFITALYMITKKDSFFDKKEAARILSRAGITELPEPAIKRPRRLWTGKQLISVLLPKDLNFEGIAKSAAKASDCKDPSCPGDGYVLIRGGNLLSGVLDDNIVGTLVKGKLTLTDVLIRDYGEDVAMEFLNKLLKIAAKEVLLYGVSNSPKELMIPEEAKREIEDIYSNMKDEVMKLIRSRPITRKIAIYRTKEELLRLMREEQMLEFDIVQTIDSFWGKVSNVISKYIDPKANVSVMAKTGARGSMANLAQIVGQVGQQKVKTRIGFVLTSGRPRKGYRDRVLSYFQRGDLSPEARGFVKNSYVTGLNPAEFVFHAMSSRESLIDKGRRTEDSGYFYRRVANSLKDVYVSYDETVRDSMGHIIQFKFGGDGYDPTKLFRGDPIDVERVIGKHVKGERKRGVAKERIEEALKEADLPTSLAEKIFEAKPRENELEAIIEELKEGFERAKVEVLTPIGLISAQSIAEPTTQMVLRTFHAPGLLAMDVTHGVERFKELVFYASTSTPTMKIYLKPKCQEDLSNLRKILRNLRELRVRDLIEEYAIDNFNYQLILKPDRRALESNKIPMERLINLIKSTAKSMKGEVSLEGDTIVVELYEAASKEKPLQTLRSWSYRILDKTISGVRGIKRAWVETVETDGRKEYIIRTSGSNLAAVLSMGCVDISRTITNDCKEVERVLGIEAARNCIFNELASILEEQGLEVDRRYISLVADTMTYSGTIEAIRLQAAGVSSGFFSEMKTPLSKMAFEWTTHVILNTARRGEVNRILGPLDALIMGQTPPIGTGKVSVLWDLGGKQKEVLGNG comes from the coding sequence ATGGCCCTGATATGGGAACCGGTTCCTGAGGAGGAGGTGCTTCCCTACAAGCTCGATAAAGTGATATTCGGGCTTATCTCCCCAACTGACGCGAGGAAGATAGGCTTCATAGAGATAACGGAACCGACGGCTTACGATGAGGGAGGCCTCCCCGTACAGGGAGGTGTTCTGGATCCGAGGCTCGGCACGATCAACCCTAGGCAGAGGTGCCCTGTCTGCGGGAACCTCCCTAAGAACTGCCCGGGGCACTTCGGTAGGATAGAGTTAGCTATGCCCGTGGTCCACATAGGTTACGTTAAGAGGATAAAGGATGCCCTGAACACCGTCTGCCATAAGTGCGGTAAGGTACTCCTTCCCCAGGATAGGAGAGCCCAGTTCATAGAGAGAGCTCTGGAATACGCTAAGGATAATCCTGAGAAGGTCGTGGACGATGAGTTAGTCAGGGCCGTGAGGGACTACGTGAAGATCTACACGAAGAAGCACAGGAAGTGCCCTCACTGCGGGGCCCCCATCCACAGGGTCGAACTGGAGGAGGTTTACAAGTTCATAGTGAAGGAACCTGAGCCCAGGAGGCTCTGGCCTAACGAGATAAGGGACATCCTGGAGAGGGTTAGTAATGAGGATTCCCTCCTCATAGGGTTTGACCCTGAGAGAGCCAGACCGGAGTGGGCTGTCCTAACCGTGCTTCTGGTCCCCCCGCTCACCACCAGACCCTCGATATACCTCGAGACAGGTGAGAGGTCCGAGGACGATCTGACCCACATACTGGTTGAGCTCCTAAAGGCTAACAGGAAGCTGAGTAATTCTAAGAAGATGGGAGCACCTGTCAGCATGGTAGAAAGTGAGTGGGATCACCTGCAGTACTGGGTAAGCGTCTTCTTCAACAACGCTACTGCTAACATGCCTGTAGCCATGCAGAAGGGGACGAAGAGACCGCTGAAGTCACTCTTCCAGAGGCTCAGTGGGAAGGAGGGAAGGCTCAGGAAGAACTTAATAGGGAAGAGGGTCAACTTCTCAGCTAGGACTGTGATCTCCCCTGATCCCATGATAGATATAGATGAGGTGGGAGTTCCCGTTGAGATAGCCATGGTCCTCACGGTCCCGGAGTACGTGAACGAGAGCAACATAGAGAGGATGAAGGAGCTCGTGATCAGGGGACCTGATGAGTACCCAGGAGCCAACGCCATAAGGAAGGGAGGGGTTACACCGATAAGCTTGAAGATACTCCAGAGGAAGGGTAAGGACGCACTGAAGGAGGCAGCTGAGCAGCTCGAACCAGGGGACATAGTTGAGAGACACCTCATGGACGGTGATTACGTGATATTCAACAGACAACCATCCCTGCACAAGTTGTCCATGCTGGGTCACAGGGTGAAGGTACTCCCCGGAGCCACTTTCAGGCTTCACCCAGCTGTCTGCGTCCCTTACAACGCTGACTTTGACGGGGATGAGATGAACCTTCACGTCCCCCAGATACTCGATGGGAGCATCGAGGTGAGGGAGCTGATGGGCGTCAAGTACAACATGCTCTCCCCTAGGACCGGAGGCTCGATAATAGGGGCTAGGCAGGACTTCATAACGGCCCTCTACATGATAACTAAGAAGGACTCCTTTTTCGATAAGAAGGAAGCTGCTAGGATACTCTCAAGAGCTGGAATAACCGAGCTTCCAGAACCAGCTATAAAGAGACCCAGAAGACTGTGGACCGGCAAGCAACTCATATCGGTACTCCTACCGAAGGACCTCAACTTCGAGGGTATAGCTAAGTCAGCTGCCAAAGCGTCCGATTGCAAGGATCCCTCTTGCCCCGGTGATGGTTACGTTCTGATAAGGGGTGGGAACCTTCTCTCAGGCGTCCTAGACGATAACATAGTTGGTACCCTCGTCAAGGGTAAGCTCACGCTCACTGATGTGCTCATCCGGGACTACGGTGAGGACGTAGCCATGGAGTTCCTGAACAAGCTGCTCAAGATAGCGGCTAAGGAAGTTCTCCTCTACGGTGTATCGAACTCGCCCAAGGAGCTCATGATACCCGAGGAAGCTAAGAGGGAAATAGAGGACATTTACTCGAACATGAAGGATGAAGTGATGAAGCTGATAAGGAGCAGGCCTATAACAAGGAAGATCGCCATATATAGGACTAAGGAGGAGCTCCTCAGGCTCATGAGGGAGGAGCAGATGCTTGAGTTCGATATAGTGCAAACCATAGATAGCTTCTGGGGTAAGGTAAGCAACGTGATCTCTAAGTACATAGATCCGAAGGCTAACGTGAGCGTGATGGCTAAGACGGGAGCTAGAGGATCTATGGCCAACCTAGCTCAGATAGTGGGGCAGGTAGGTCAGCAGAAGGTCAAGACCAGGATAGGGTTCGTCCTGACGAGTGGTAGGCCCAGGAAGGGTTATAGAGATAGGGTGCTCTCCTACTTCCAGAGGGGAGACCTGAGCCCTGAGGCGAGGGGTTTCGTCAAGAACAGTTATGTGACTGGGCTCAATCCAGCTGAGTTCGTCTTTCACGCTATGTCGAGTAGGGAGTCCCTGATAGATAAGGGTAGGAGGACTGAGGACAGCGGCTACTTCTACAGGAGGGTCGCTAACTCTCTGAAGGACGTTTACGTCTCCTACGATGAGACCGTGAGGGACTCCATGGGACACATAATACAGTTCAAGTTCGGTGGGGATGGCTACGACCCGACGAAGCTCTTCAGGGGAGATCCCATCGACGTGGAGAGGGTGATAGGGAAGCACGTGAAGGGAGAGAGGAAGAGGGGAGTAGCTAAGGAGAGGATAGAGGAAGCTCTGAAGGAGGCGGATCTCCCAACTTCACTGGCCGAGAAGATATTCGAAGCGAAGCCCAGGGAGAACGAGCTTGAGGCGATAATAGAGGAGCTTAAGGAGGGATTCGAGAGGGCCAAGGTGGAGGTGCTCACACCGATAGGTCTGATAAGCGCTCAGAGCATAGCTGAGCCCACTACCCAGATGGTCCTCAGGACCTTCCATGCCCCCGGGCTTCTAGCCATGGACGTAACGCACGGTGTAGAGAGGTTCAAGGAGCTGGTCTTCTACGCATCGACCAGCACACCTACCATGAAGATATACCTGAAGCCCAAGTGTCAGGAGGACCTATCGAACCTCAGGAAGATACTGAGGAACTTGAGGGAGCTGAGGGTTAGGGATCTGATAGAGGAGTACGCCATAGATAACTTCAACTACCAGCTGATACTCAAGCCCGATAGGAGAGCTCTAGAGAGCAATAAGATACCTATGGAGAGGCTTATCAACTTAATAAAGAGCACTGCGAAGAGCATGAAGGGGGAAGTCTCACTAGAGGGTGACACGATAGTAGTGGAGCTCTATGAGGCAGCTAGTAAGGAGAAGCCCCTTCAGACGCTCAGATCCTGGTCCTACAGGATACTCGATAAGACCATCTCCGGTGTGAGGGGGATAAAGAGAGCCTGGGTCGAGACCGTGGAGACGGATGGGAGGAAGGAGTACATCATAAGGACATCTGGGTCTAATCTAGCTGCTGTCCTCAGTATGGGCTGCGTAGATATATCGAGAACGATCACAAACGATTGTAAGGAAGTTGAGAGGGTTCTAGGGATCGAGGCCGCGAGGAACTGCATATTCAATGAGTTGGCGAGCATACTAGAGGAGCAGGGTCTTGAAGTCGATAGGAGGTACATATCGCTCGTCGCTGATACCATGACCTACTCAGGGACGATTGAGGCAATAAGGTTACAGGCAGCGGGCGTGTCATCAGGGTTCTTCAGTGAGATGAAGACTCCTCTGAGTAAGATGGCCTTCGAGTGGACCACTCACGTCATACTGAACACAGCTAGGAGGGGTGAGGTGAACAGGATCCTGGGTCCACTGGATGCTTTAATAATGGGGCAGACACCACCTATAGGTACGGGTAAGGTATCCGTGCTATGGGATCTGGGCGGTAAACAGAAGGAGGTGTTGGGTAATGGGTGA
- a CDS encoding 50S ribosomal protein L30e — MGDDVESELYLALKSGKVLIGARKVIKRLKSGENPKLVVIASNTPEQLKKEIEYLSKLSGVPLYRYQGKSLDLGRAFKKPFFVAAAAIVEEGESRILDLIGKEVR; from the coding sequence ATGGGTGACGACGTGGAATCAGAGCTCTACCTGGCTCTCAAATCGGGTAAAGTGCTAATCGGAGCGAGGAAGGTCATAAAGAGGTTAAAATCAGGTGAGAACCCTAAGTTAGTGGTTATCGCGAGCAACACACCGGAGCAGCTTAAGAAGGAGATTGAGTACCTCTCCAAGCTCTCCGGGGTACCTCTTTACAGGTATCAGGGTAAGTCGCTGGATCTTGGGAGAGCCTTCAAGAAGCCCTTCTTCGTAGCAGCTGCAGCCATCGTGGAGGAGGGAGAGTCGAGGATACTCGACCTGATAGGTAAGGAGGTGCGATGA
- a CDS encoding NusA-like transcription termination signal-binding factor, which translates to MISKRKVIISPEQLRYIKLFQDMLGVNPRDVVEDKDENRLIFVVEKGDLGRAVGRGGRKLKMMKRFLRGDLDYDIEVVEFDDSPEGFITNLLSPARVQKVKIVHQSDGITAIAYVLDEDRSIAIGRNGRRIKRAKLLAKRWYDIDNVKIATWLPSNP; encoded by the coding sequence ATGATTTCGAAGAGGAAGGTAATAATATCGCCTGAACAACTCAGGTACATAAAGCTCTTCCAAGATATGCTAGGAGTCAATCCGAGGGATGTGGTTGAGGATAAGGATGAGAACAGGCTTATATTCGTAGTTGAGAAGGGAGATTTAGGAAGAGCCGTTGGAAGAGGGGGGAGGAAGCTCAAGATGATGAAGAGGTTCTTAAGAGGGGACTTAGATTACGATATAGAGGTCGTTGAGTTCGATGATAGTCCTGAGGGTTTCATAACGAACCTCTTGAGTCCAGCTAGGGTGCAGAAGGTGAAGATAGTCCACCAGAGCGATGGGATAACAGCTATAGCTTACGTTCTAGACGAGGATAGGAGTATAGCCATCGGAAGGAACGGTAGGAGGATAAAGAGGGCCAAGCTCCTCGCGAAGAGGTGGTACGATATAGACAATGTTAAAATAGCGACATGGTTACCGAGTAATCCCTGA
- a CDS encoding 30S ribosomal protein S12, whose amino-acid sequence MGKKSPMGLYAARILEEKYKEKRLYSWRIRRRLYKLKEKFDPLEGAPMARGIVLEKVGLEARQPHSGLRKAVKVQLSKNGVIITAFAPGDGALNVINEHDEVVVEGIGGSRGRSMGDIPGVRFKVIKVNGVSLEAILRGKKEKPSR is encoded by the coding sequence ATGGGTAAGAAATCCCCGATGGGTCTTTACGCTGCTAGGATACTTGAGGAGAAGTACAAGGAGAAGAGGCTCTACAGCTGGAGGATAAGGAGGAGGCTCTACAAGTTGAAGGAGAAATTCGACCCTCTGGAGGGAGCTCCGATGGCTAGGGGCATAGTCCTGGAGAAAGTGGGTCTAGAAGCTAGGCAGCCGCACTCAGGCCTTAGGAAGGCGGTTAAAGTCCAATTATCTAAGAACGGTGTGATAATAACGGCTTTCGCACCGGGAGATGGTGCTCTTAACGTGATAAACGAGCACGATGAGGTCGTGGTCGAGGGGATAGGAGGATCCAGAGGCAGGTCCATGGGTGATATCCCCGGAGTTAGGTTCAAGGTGATAAAGGTCAACGGGGTATCGCTCGAAGCGATACTTCGGGGGAAGAAGGAGAAGCCGAGCAGGTGA
- a CDS encoding 30S ribosomal protein S7 → MSERDPQSGTSESKPEIKLFGKWSYEGLRIENAALKNVISLKPVYLPHTGGRHEHKRFGKLELPIVERLVNRLMGQAMNAGSRKDHVNSKNQGKKLKAMRTVKYAFEIIELRTGKNPIQVFLDAIDNSIIREEVTRIMYGGISYFHAVDTSPSRMVDLAIRHIAQGAAMKAFRSPRSLAEALAEEIMAAAEYDRNRSFAIRRKEELERIALSSR, encoded by the coding sequence ATGAGCGAGAGGGACCCTCAGAGTGGAACATCCGAATCGAAGCCGGAGATAAAGTTGTTCGGTAAGTGGAGCTACGAAGGTCTGAGGATAGAGAATGCAGCGCTCAAGAACGTTATCTCACTCAAACCAGTTTACTTACCGCACACGGGGGGGAGACATGAGCATAAGAGGTTCGGGAAACTCGAGTTACCCATTGTCGAGAGGCTGGTGAACAGGTTGATGGGGCAGGCTATGAACGCCGGTAGCAGGAAGGATCACGTGAACAGTAAGAATCAGGGGAAGAAACTGAAGGCTATGAGGACTGTGAAATACGCCTTCGAGATAATAGAACTGAGGACGGGTAAGAACCCTATACAGGTCTTCCTAGATGCTATAGATAACTCGATAATAAGGGAGGAGGTCACTAGGATCATGTACGGAGGGATAAGTTACTTCCATGCCGTTGATACATCCCCCAGCAGGATGGTGGATCTCGCTATAAGGCATATCGCTCAAGGAGCTGCTATGAAAGCTTTTAGAAGTCCTAGAAGCTTAGCTGAGGCTCTGGCTGAGGAGATAATGGCCGCAGCTGAGTACGATAGGAACAGGAGTTTCGCCATAAGGAGGAAGGAGGAGCTGGAGAGGATAGCCCTGAGCAGTAGATGA
- a CDS encoding U6 snRNA-associated Sm-like protein LSm6, with amino-acid sequence MNSSSKDLPLSHLKKSHGAEVTVRLKNGSQIMGKLIVYDEMMNLVLDSAREIDPVSGEVRRSVGTLFIRGNNVLFVTLE; translated from the coding sequence ATGAATAGCTCGAGTAAGGATCTCCCCTTATCGCACCTCAAGAAATCCCATGGAGCCGAGGTTACGGTTAGATTGAAGAACGGAAGTCAGATAATGGGCAAGCTCATAGTGTACGATGAGATGATGAACTTGGTTCTGGACTCCGCTAGGGAGATCGATCCGGTATCCGGTGAAGTGAGGAGGAGCGTTGGAACACTCTTCATAAGAGGTAACAATGTCCTTTTCGTGACTCTAGAGTGA